The Verrucomicrobium spinosum DSM 4136 = JCM 18804 genome includes a region encoding these proteins:
- a CDS encoding dihydrodipicolinate synthase family protein: MSTTHPWTGVFPAITTQMHRDGSLDLDATAAHAEVLIQSGIRGLIFLGSLGENQMLSAEEKRLVMQEMVRAVKGRIPVVTGVAETSTAEAATYVQDCEAAGVDGFMLMPAMCYKTPDPEETLAHFRTVAGATGLPIMIYNNPISYGNDITPEMFATLAEVKNFVALKESSGNTRRITDLRNTVGDRYAIFTGVDDLALESAVLGIDGWVAGTGIAFPKQNQHLWDLMQAGRWQEAVAIYRWFTPLLHLDVHIKFVQYIKLCVQECGLGKEWTRAPRLSLSGAEREAVLKVIHKGISSRPTLESGETHF; this comes from the coding sequence ATGAGCACCACCCACCCTTGGACCGGCGTCTTTCCGGCCATCACCACCCAGATGCACCGCGACGGCTCCCTCGACCTGGACGCCACCGCCGCCCACGCGGAGGTCCTGATCCAGAGCGGCATCCGCGGACTGATCTTCCTGGGTTCCCTGGGGGAAAACCAGATGCTCTCCGCTGAGGAGAAGCGCTTGGTGATGCAGGAAATGGTGCGCGCGGTGAAGGGGCGAATCCCCGTGGTGACTGGCGTGGCGGAAACGAGCACGGCGGAAGCTGCCACCTATGTGCAAGATTGCGAGGCCGCCGGGGTGGATGGCTTCATGCTCATGCCGGCCATGTGCTACAAGACGCCGGATCCGGAGGAGACGTTGGCGCACTTCCGCACCGTGGCAGGGGCCACCGGATTGCCCATCATGATCTACAACAACCCCATCAGCTACGGGAATGACATCACGCCAGAGATGTTCGCCACGCTGGCGGAGGTAAAGAACTTCGTGGCGCTGAAGGAGAGCTCCGGCAACACGCGCCGCATCACGGACCTGCGCAACACCGTGGGCGACCGCTACGCCATCTTCACCGGGGTGGATGACCTCGCACTGGAGTCCGCGGTTCTAGGCATCGACGGCTGGGTGGCCGGCACGGGGATCGCCTTCCCCAAACAGAATCAACATCTCTGGGACCTCATGCAAGCCGGCCGCTGGCAGGAGGCGGTGGCCATCTACCGCTGGTTCACCCCACTGCTGCACCTGGATGTGCACATCAAGTTCGTGCAATACATCAAGCTCTGTGTGCAGGAATGCGGCCTGGGCAAGGAGTGGACGCGCGCGCCGCGACTGTCACTGAGTGGCGCAGAGCGGGAGGCCGTGCTCAAGGTCATCCATAAAGGTATTTCCAGCCGACCCACGTTGGAGTCCGGGGAAACTCATTTCTAA
- a CDS encoding NPCBM/NEW2 domain-containing protein produces MSLSLRPFLALCGLGLCLSLDAGAATPQEEIATQVPAARKILDTWQADQPQKEERYLHLVYWTPKDREPAPRYRERLTKILEHIQAFYAREMERNGLGPRTIKLQHEQDGLVKIHLVKGDAPYSDYAVQSGGKIRKECLPVLEKAGLDAEKETIVIFCNMSNWDPIKQTMSQNSPYYAGGTNRNGTAWQVDSPLLDLDLLDDKEPFLQDGQYGKISYGRYNTIFIGGVAHEVGHALGLPHNKARPDQAALWGTALMGSGNHTYSEELRGEGKGTFLSLGEALRLASHPVFCGSVKGFDVKPNAVISEAKLTPSAEGKSFTFSGRVTADPPVYAVIGYMDPAGGSNYDATTRTAVPDKEGRFTLECDALKSGRAGMLGIVAAQANGAMSSFASPGAERTFPYYVEADGRVDLSATHATEALAPLMKAVNARQEVGVRLALDELANQNVEPRILETAQVLADTLQGKAGPHPSQVDGNVCHLSDAATLEVEVGYGRPLVNRLPAPDNLLIAGSRLYPRGLYAHAPARHVWDLGGKWTRVKGVAGLATGHDGSVNCLIIGDGRALWRSPKLQDGSAVEFDVEVKGVQKLEFKVTDGGNGNGSDWGVWLDPVVGR; encoded by the coding sequence ATGTCCCTCTCCCTCCGCCCCTTCCTCGCCCTCTGCGGACTTGGTCTTTGCCTCTCACTCGATGCGGGCGCAGCCACGCCGCAGGAAGAGATCGCCACCCAGGTGCCCGCTGCCCGGAAGATCCTGGACACCTGGCAGGCGGATCAGCCACAGAAAGAGGAACGCTACTTGCATCTGGTGTACTGGACCCCGAAGGACCGGGAACCTGCCCCGAGATACCGGGAGCGGCTCACGAAGATCTTGGAGCACATTCAGGCGTTCTATGCCCGGGAAATGGAGCGCAATGGCTTGGGCCCTCGTACCATAAAGCTGCAACATGAGCAGGATGGCCTGGTGAAGATTCATCTTGTGAAGGGAGATGCCCCCTACTCCGACTACGCCGTGCAGAGCGGGGGCAAGATCCGCAAGGAATGCCTGCCCGTGCTGGAGAAGGCGGGGCTGGATGCGGAAAAGGAGACCATCGTAATCTTCTGCAACATGTCCAACTGGGATCCCATCAAGCAAACGATGTCCCAGAACAGCCCCTACTACGCAGGCGGCACCAACCGCAATGGCACGGCCTGGCAGGTGGACTCCCCGCTGCTGGACCTGGACCTCCTGGATGACAAGGAGCCCTTCCTCCAGGATGGCCAGTACGGCAAGATCTCCTACGGCCGCTACAACACCATCTTCATCGGCGGCGTGGCCCATGAGGTGGGTCATGCGCTGGGGCTGCCTCACAACAAGGCGCGGCCCGACCAGGCCGCCCTCTGGGGCACGGCGCTCATGGGATCAGGAAATCACACGTACAGCGAGGAGCTGCGCGGTGAGGGCAAGGGTACTTTTCTCTCCCTCGGTGAGGCTCTGCGGCTCGCCTCCCACCCCGTCTTCTGCGGGTCGGTGAAGGGGTTCGATGTCAAACCCAACGCGGTGATCAGCGAGGCAAAGCTCACGCCATCGGCCGAGGGCAAGTCCTTCACCTTCAGCGGCCGGGTCACGGCGGATCCCCCAGTGTATGCGGTCATCGGCTACATGGACCCCGCGGGCGGCAGCAACTATGACGCGACCACGCGCACCGCCGTGCCGGACAAAGAGGGGCGCTTCACGCTGGAGTGCGATGCCTTGAAAAGTGGTCGCGCGGGCATGCTGGGAATTGTGGCCGCCCAGGCCAACGGAGCGATGAGCTCCTTCGCATCCCCCGGAGCGGAGCGAACCTTTCCCTACTATGTGGAGGCCGATGGCCGGGTGGACCTGAGCGCCACGCATGCGACCGAGGCCCTCGCCCCCCTGATGAAAGCGGTGAATGCCCGACAAGAAGTGGGCGTGCGGCTGGCACTGGATGAACTGGCGAACCAGAACGTGGAGCCCCGCATTCTGGAAACAGCGCAGGTGCTGGCCGATACCCTTCAGGGCAAGGCCGGCCCTCACCCTTCCCAAGTGGACGGCAATGTCTGCCATCTGTCCGATGCCGCCACCCTGGAGGTGGAAGTGGGCTATGGTCGCCCGTTGGTCAATCGCCTCCCTGCCCCAGACAATCTGCTGATCGCAGGCAGCCGCCTCTACCCACGCGGTCTTTATGCCCATGCGCCTGCCCGGCACGTCTGGGATCTGGGAGGCAAGTGGACCCGCGTCAAAGGTGTCGCCGGACTTGCTACCGGACATGACGGCTCCGTGAACTGCCTCATCATCGGGGATGGTCGCGCCCTCTGGCGCAGCCCGAAGCTCCAGGATGGGAGCGCCGTGGAATTCGATGTCGAGGTGAAAGGCGTCCAGAAGCTGGAGTTCAAGGTGACTGACGGCGGCAATGGCAACGGCTCCGACTGGGGCGTGTGGCTGGACCCGGTGGTGGGACGGTAA
- a CDS encoding L-serine ammonia-lyase, whose translation MSLSVLDMFTIGIGPSSSHTVGPMRAGCRFAHRLAEAGLINLTARVEAHLYGSLALTGKGHGTDKAVLLGLEGELPESVDVDEVPFRLERIRRERMLNLGGSHAVPFEEKRDLLFHRLESLPAHPNGLRFVAYDADGGELLAKVYYSIGGGFVVPEGAAQRDELPSQEVVLPHPYRSGAELLDLCEKTGLSVSGLTLANEAAFRPESETREALLKVWAAMQACVKRGSRSEGTLPGGLKVPRRAPKLFQELSDRPEAALQDPLVALDWVSLWAMAVNEENAAGGRVVTAPTNGAAGIVPAVLHYLVRVHRVKDEDTIVRFLLTAGAIAILYKLNASISGAEVGCQGEVGVACSMAAGALCEALGGTPAQVENAAEIGMEHNLGLTCDPVGGLVQIPCIERNAMGSVKAIHAARLALRGDGKHTVSLDKVIATMRQTGADMSSKYKETSRGGLAVNVTEC comes from the coding sequence ATGAGCCTATCCGTCCTCGACATGTTCACCATCGGCATCGGGCCGAGCAGCTCCCACACCGTGGGGCCTATGCGGGCGGGATGTCGCTTTGCCCATCGTCTGGCGGAGGCGGGGCTCATCAATCTGACCGCCCGGGTGGAGGCACACCTGTATGGCTCCCTGGCGCTGACAGGGAAGGGCCACGGCACGGACAAGGCGGTGCTCCTGGGCCTGGAGGGCGAGCTGCCAGAGAGTGTGGATGTGGATGAGGTGCCCTTCCGCCTAGAGCGCATCCGGCGCGAGCGGATGCTGAACCTGGGCGGCAGCCATGCTGTGCCTTTTGAGGAAAAGCGGGACCTGTTGTTTCATCGGCTCGAGAGCCTGCCCGCCCATCCCAACGGCCTCCGTTTCGTCGCGTATGATGCAGACGGGGGCGAGCTCCTTGCCAAGGTGTACTACAGTATTGGCGGCGGGTTCGTGGTGCCAGAGGGCGCCGCCCAGCGCGATGAACTGCCCTCCCAGGAGGTGGTGCTGCCTCATCCCTACCGCAGCGGGGCCGAGCTCCTGGATCTCTGTGAAAAGACAGGGCTCTCCGTCAGCGGATTGACTCTGGCGAATGAGGCCGCGTTCCGCCCTGAGTCCGAAACGCGTGAAGCCCTGCTCAAGGTCTGGGCCGCCATGCAGGCCTGTGTGAAGCGGGGCAGTCGCAGTGAGGGCACCCTGCCAGGTGGGTTGAAGGTGCCGCGCCGCGCGCCCAAGTTGTTTCAAGAACTCTCCGATCGTCCCGAGGCTGCCCTGCAGGATCCGCTCGTCGCGCTGGACTGGGTGAGCCTCTGGGCCATGGCCGTGAACGAGGAAAACGCCGCTGGTGGTCGCGTGGTGACCGCCCCCACCAACGGTGCTGCAGGCATCGTCCCTGCGGTGCTGCATTACCTGGTGCGCGTGCATCGGGTGAAGGATGAGGATACGATCGTTCGCTTCCTGCTCACGGCTGGCGCCATCGCCATCCTCTACAAGCTCAACGCCTCCATCTCTGGTGCCGAGGTGGGTTGCCAGGGAGAGGTGGGCGTAGCCTGCTCCATGGCCGCAGGAGCCCTCTGCGAAGCCCTCGGTGGCACGCCAGCCCAGGTGGAAAACGCCGCCGAGATCGGCATGGAACACAACCTCGGCCTCACCTGCGATCCCGTGGGCGGCCTGGTGCAGATTCCCTGCATCGAGCGCAACGCGATGGGCTCCGTGAAAGCCATCCACGCCGCCCGCCTCGCCCTGCGCGGTGATGGGAAACACACCGTCTCCCTGGACAAGGTCATCGCCACCATGCGCCAGACCGGGGCCGACATGAGCAGCAAGTACAAGGAAACTTCCCGCGGCGGTCTGGCGGTGAATGTGACGGAGTGTTAG
- a CDS encoding 3-keto-disaccharide hydrolase codes for MKVRPLSLLLALAFSSPLVAADPVKPFNGKDLSGWETKPGKGTNKWTTALASVDPANEKLLQARGFGIGFADGLALVNLAAKHGDSVDLYTTQKFGNCRIELEVMVPKGSNSGIYVMGEYEVQVFDSFGKAKMEPSDMGAIYGAAVPSVNASKAPGQWQRFVIEWQAPRFDAAGKKIANAKFLKVELNGQLLHKDLEMPGPTPSGVTGKEAPEGPIMFQGDHGPVAYRNIVITPM; via the coding sequence ATGAAAGTTCGCCCTCTCTCCCTTCTCCTCGCGCTGGCTTTTTCCAGCCCGCTGGTCGCAGCCGATCCTGTGAAACCCTTCAATGGCAAAGATCTCTCCGGTTGGGAGACCAAGCCCGGCAAGGGCACCAACAAATGGACCACCGCCTTGGCGTCGGTGGATCCTGCCAATGAAAAACTCCTGCAGGCTCGCGGATTTGGAATCGGATTTGCAGACGGCCTCGCCCTCGTCAACCTCGCCGCCAAGCACGGAGACAGCGTGGACCTCTATACCACGCAGAAGTTCGGGAACTGCCGCATCGAGCTGGAGGTGATGGTGCCCAAGGGGTCCAACTCCGGCATCTATGTGATGGGCGAGTACGAAGTGCAGGTGTTTGACTCCTTTGGCAAAGCCAAGATGGAGCCCAGCGACATGGGCGCGATCTACGGTGCGGCGGTGCCGTCGGTCAATGCCAGCAAGGCCCCCGGCCAGTGGCAGAGGTTTGTCATCGAGTGGCAGGCTCCCAGGTTCGACGCCGCTGGCAAGAAAATCGCCAATGCCAAGTTCCTCAAGGTGGAGCTCAATGGCCAGTTGCTTCACAAGGATCTGGAGATGCCCGGACCCACGCCTTCAGGTGTGACTGGCAAGGAGGCGCCCGAAGGTCCAATCATGTTCCAGGGTGACCATGGTCCCGTGGCGTACCGGAACATTGTGATCACGCCGATGTAG
- a CDS encoding choice-of-anchor D domain-containing protein: MAASGDVDTSFGSGLTIDQTPTTIATQPDRKVVLAGKSFLVSGRIRHGLFRLNEDGTPDITFEPETYPGAEVSSLAVQSDGKILAAGILSTSASETPRATVTRYFPDGRLDTTFQAPVLRGLWESGNTRHVSILLCPDKKILVSEVEQYSSFSRAYLRRLNANGTFDTSFDRDYFFDGGSIKSLALQPDGKIIVAGSFESFYAGSTYGAGPNISRLNADGSIDAAFTPVLEIHPYNEIQNVLVQPDGKMLAVGVMRYEGETAYVQVTRLLANGARDTDFTSLPVVGSPYYILRAALQSDGKYVLSLPGTLPTDVAWPGNLLRFNSDGTRDTTFVGNTGQDVSALALHHDGKLVLAGPFPERVQRRLNDTGARQLTIPQAGRVRWAHTGASGAPSRVAFDFLNAQGTVTSTVFPIYGSGYWEWSGTIPAGNGAIQARAAWAGHHDVQTIALGTPSPEIAVSQQGSNLADNTSTASFTDGTPGIATTRSFTIINTGPGTLTGINTSITGSQASAFQVIAPPTAALGSGESTTFLVRFQRTSVGDYSAALHIASNDADETSFDIALTGSATAGTWNRTFTEPTSGAVPSEGFDATGQVLGTIILDLNADAATELVLVDNTSSSPVTGQFSGLPDRSIVAGTYSPTYGSRQVKLQIRYDGGTGNDIVLILLNPAQLDRDFVAPPDITVHAMAEQPDGKILIGGDNNVSSARRLLRIDAAGNVDPTFDTGTGPNVNGVYCVAVLDDGKFLVGGTFDTFNGASRPKLVRLLPNGSVDFTFHAPTITKTVNVLRVLADGRILVGGANDLGVRRLLPDGADDTTFLFNREGRPVTFAGEINTIGIAPDTTLVIAGRMYYAYPTGTPTLVMARPYAFRFTENGQLIGMIAQTADGEFLVGGLGMLPNGKIIAGGGGKRSMMRWSADGMVAEYIHSGAAGMAPAALQTDGKVLSVLYGPAPYNWVGPESYHPPSGSRVRRLLANGDDDSSFDQGSGTGSQWIEHLCLLSSGKALAAGPFTNYDGLTAQRLALFVTSAATNHLHRTSQSAIRWRRGGGAPEADSVTFDASGDSGQTWTQLGQGSRAANGEWEITGATMPAIGLIRARARVVGGRYNGSSGLVEYVQAYDSSTPELAVEAPGGADLQVESAFYNFGLVSQNAAVSRSFTLRNTIGGTLNVSAATTGGQQSDFVITTTPAASLTGEQSTVVTVTFTPATLGTRTTTLQITSNDTDESPFLVELTGTGVTAQQGWRYQHFNTANNTGDAADLADFDKDGLANLMEFAFDLDPKSGNASNGAAKLPEPVVEGEYLVIRFTPPVAGVAAGLTYGAQASATLSADSWTPVSNTGTGGVHEYKIPLAGALRFMKVTVNGGGS; the protein is encoded by the coding sequence ATGGCTGCCTCGGGCGATGTGGACACCAGCTTCGGCTCCGGCCTAACCATTGACCAGACACCCACGACCATTGCGACTCAGCCCGACAGGAAGGTTGTCCTGGCTGGAAAATCATTTCTGGTCAGCGGTCGAATTCGCCACGGGTTATTTCGATTGAATGAGGACGGCACCCCGGATATCACTTTCGAGCCCGAAACTTACCCTGGGGCCGAAGTCAGTTCTCTGGCAGTGCAGAGCGATGGGAAGATTTTGGCGGCAGGCATCCTCTCCACCTCCGCCTCTGAAACACCTCGTGCCACGGTCACCCGATATTTCCCTGATGGGAGACTCGACACCACTTTCCAGGCCCCCGTCCTCCGCGGCCTCTGGGAGTCAGGAAATACACGTCACGTATCGATCCTGTTGTGTCCGGATAAAAAAATTCTCGTTAGTGAGGTGGAGCAGTACAGCTCTTTCAGCAGAGCCTACCTACGCCGGCTGAATGCCAACGGGACTTTCGATACCAGCTTTGATCGGGACTACTTCTTTGATGGAGGCTCCATCAAGTCCCTCGCCCTTCAACCAGATGGCAAGATCATCGTCGCAGGCAGCTTCGAGTCATTTTATGCCGGATCCACCTATGGGGCCGGCCCCAACATCAGCCGACTCAACGCTGATGGCTCCATCGATGCGGCATTCACCCCGGTGCTGGAAATTCATCCGTACAACGAGATCCAGAATGTCCTGGTCCAGCCCGATGGAAAAATGCTTGCGGTGGGAGTCATGAGGTATGAAGGCGAGACCGCATACGTCCAAGTCACACGCCTCCTCGCCAATGGGGCCCGGGACACCGATTTCACGAGCCTGCCGGTTGTTGGCTCCCCGTACTACATTTTGAGAGCCGCGCTACAGAGCGATGGCAAATACGTGCTTTCCCTCCCTGGCACCCTGCCAACCGATGTGGCTTGGCCTGGGAACTTGCTGCGCTTCAACAGTGACGGCACACGCGACACCACCTTTGTCGGGAATACAGGTCAAGACGTCTCCGCCCTGGCGCTTCATCACGATGGGAAGCTGGTGTTGGCCGGGCCGTTTCCTGAACGCGTGCAAAGACGGCTCAATGACACTGGTGCGCGACAGCTCACCATTCCGCAAGCTGGCAGGGTGCGTTGGGCTCACACGGGAGCCAGTGGTGCCCCATCACGTGTGGCATTTGATTTCCTCAATGCCCAGGGCACGGTGACCTCTACCGTGTTTCCGATTTACGGATCGGGCTACTGGGAATGGTCGGGCACCATTCCCGCTGGCAACGGTGCCATTCAGGCCCGTGCCGCCTGGGCCGGTCATCATGATGTGCAGACGATTGCCTTGGGAACCCCCTCCCCAGAAATCGCGGTGAGTCAACAGGGCAGCAATCTCGCGGACAATACTTCGACGGCAAGTTTTACAGACGGCACTCCAGGCATTGCCACAACACGAAGCTTCACCATCATCAACACGGGGCCTGGTACACTCACAGGAATCAACACTTCCATCACAGGTTCCCAAGCAAGTGCCTTTCAAGTGATAGCCCCGCCCACAGCAGCGCTGGGCTCCGGAGAGTCCACCACGTTCTTGGTGAGATTTCAACGCACCAGCGTTGGGGACTACAGCGCCGCCCTTCACATTGCCAGCAATGACGCGGACGAAACATCCTTCGACATCGCCCTTACGGGTAGCGCCACCGCGGGCACTTGGAATCGCACTTTCACTGAACCGACAAGCGGCGCGGTTCCATCCGAGGGATTTGACGCCACGGGACAGGTATTGGGCACGATCATTCTGGATCTAAATGCAGATGCCGCCACAGAGTTGGTGCTGGTAGACAACACCTCATCCAGCCCGGTGACGGGACAGTTCTCAGGCCTGCCGGATCGCAGCATCGTTGCGGGCACCTACAGCCCCACTTACGGCTCGAGGCAGGTGAAACTACAAATCCGGTACGACGGAGGCACTGGCAACGACATTGTGTTGATACTGCTCAACCCCGCCCAACTGGACCGCGACTTCGTCGCCCCTCCAGATATCACGGTTCATGCCATGGCAGAACAGCCGGATGGCAAGATTTTGATCGGCGGTGATAACAATGTGAGTTCGGCCCGCAGGCTTCTCCGTATTGATGCTGCAGGCAACGTGGACCCGACCTTTGACACAGGCACCGGCCCCAACGTGAACGGTGTGTACTGTGTGGCAGTGCTCGACGATGGCAAGTTTCTCGTGGGGGGCACCTTTGATACGTTCAATGGAGCCTCCAGACCCAAGCTGGTGCGCCTCCTCCCGAATGGCTCGGTGGATTTCACCTTCCATGCACCCACCATCACGAAAACGGTGAATGTCCTGCGCGTACTTGCGGATGGCAGGATTCTCGTAGGGGGCGCCAATGACTTGGGAGTTCGTCGACTCCTGCCTGATGGTGCAGACGACACGACATTCCTCTTCAATCGCGAAGGACGCCCCGTGACCTTCGCTGGAGAAATCAACACCATCGGGATCGCCCCAGACACCACGCTGGTGATAGCTGGGAGAATGTACTACGCCTATCCCACGGGCACGCCTACGCTGGTCATGGCCCGACCTTACGCCTTCCGGTTTACCGAAAATGGGCAACTCATCGGCATGATCGCCCAGACAGCCGATGGAGAGTTTCTGGTAGGCGGTCTTGGCATGCTTCCAAATGGAAAAATAATCGCCGGAGGAGGAGGCAAAAGGAGCATGATGCGCTGGTCCGCCGATGGAATGGTGGCAGAGTACATTCACAGCGGAGCGGCGGGAATGGCTCCCGCAGCTCTGCAAACGGACGGCAAAGTCTTGTCCGTTCTCTACGGCCCCGCCCCTTACAATTGGGTCGGCCCAGAAAGTTATCATCCCCCAAGTGGATCAAGAGTTCGCCGATTGCTGGCAAATGGCGATGATGACTCCTCCTTCGATCAAGGCAGCGGCACCGGATCCCAATGGATCGAACATCTTTGCCTGCTATCCTCAGGCAAAGCACTCGCGGCCGGGCCTTTCACCAACTACGACGGGCTTACAGCCCAACGCCTGGCTTTGTTCGTGACCAGCGCCGCCACCAACCACCTGCACCGCACCAGCCAGAGCGCCATCCGCTGGAGACGGGGCGGCGGGGCACCCGAGGCAGATTCGGTCACCTTTGATGCCTCAGGTGACTCAGGCCAGACATGGACACAACTGGGCCAGGGCAGCCGGGCGGCGAATGGGGAATGGGAAATTACTGGGGCCACCATGCCAGCCATCGGCTTGATCCGCGCCCGGGCCCGGGTGGTGGGGGGACGCTACAACGGCAGCAGCGGTCTCGTGGAGTATGTGCAGGCCTATGACTCCAGCACCCCGGAACTTGCGGTCGAGGCACCAGGTGGGGCCGACCTACAGGTGGAGAGCGCGTTCTACAACTTCGGCCTGGTGTCGCAGAACGCAGCCGTATCGCGGTCGTTCACCCTGCGCAACACCATCGGCGGCACGCTCAATGTCAGCGCCGCCACCACAGGCGGCCAGCAGAGCGATTTCGTGATCACGACGACTCCCGCCGCGAGCTTGACGGGCGAGCAATCCACCGTTGTAACCGTCACGTTTACCCCGGCTACTCTGGGCACACGCACCACCACACTGCAGATCACCAGCAATGACACCGATGAAAGCCCGTTCCTCGTGGAGCTCACTGGTACAGGTGTGACCGCGCAGCAGGGATGGCGCTACCAGCATTTCAACACCGCCAACAACACCGGCGATGCCGCGGACCTGGCGGATTTTGACAAAGACGGCCTGGCCAACCTAATGGAGTTTGCCTTCGACCTGGATCCGAAGTCAGGCAATGCTTCCAACGGAGCAGCCAAGCTCCCGGAGCCGGTGGTGGAGGGTGAATACCTGGTGATCCGGTTCACGCCCCCTGTAGCGGGAGTGGCCGCCGGATTGACCTACGGAGCCCAGGCGAGCGCGACGCTGTCGGCGGATTCCTGGACGCCGGTTTCCAATACCGGGACGGGAGGCGTGCATGAATACAAGATCCCGCTGGCCGGTGCGCTGCGGTTCATGAAAGTAACCGTGAATGGTGGTGGGAGTTGA